The DNA segment CATGTGATTAGGTCAAGAAAAGATCTAGGGCAATGCATCACCTGCATACAAAGTCAGAAAAAAGTTGACTTTGAATCTTACAAATCAGATACAACTGATATACATTTGATGTGCAGAAAGAAGCATTTGTTTTGAGTGTTATTTGAGCATTGTGAAAAATTATTGAAGAGTCAGATAATTTAGTACAGACCCAAGTGAATATGGAGAAGAAGGAGAAGGTGATGGCCGCTCTGGCTGCGTCTCCGGCCTGATTGAGCGGGTTCTCCTTTGGTTTGGTCACCTGCCACTGATTGGCCAGGAAACAGAATCCCACAAACCAAATGAAAGACCAGAATGCTGCAAGAAACAAAGGATAGGTGCAGAAATTAAGGTCTATAAAACAGGGAACCGACTcaacaataaatataatatgaTCTAAAAACAAACCTATAGTAGAGTGTGATTAGGAAAGAAGACACCAGATCTGTTCAAAATAGTCAGTGCTATATGCAGGCAAAGAGGGAACTATAGCAGCACAAACTCAGATTCACATTGCAGTTATGTCTAACAGAAGTGACTTTGTACCAACAGAGGTCAGTATAGCTCATGTTAATGTTGTGGTAGGAAAGATTCAGATTCTCAGGGGACATTTGAGAAAAGACATTAGAAACAATAAGCCCGGAGgatgcaaaattattttatttcataatacAATTTAAGTTATTCCTGGGATTCATTAATATTTCAGCTTAGACAAAAAGTCAACTACATCTGATTAATTGTCTGAATATGCCACAATATTAGGCACATTTTAAACCTTCCAAGGCATCAAAGCccttttataattttgttataaTATAACACGGACatagtggaagtggtttgaaaaAGGTTCAACACAATATGTTATAAAATAAACATCTACCTACTGCTCATGTGCCCCTCATACCAATTTAATGActacaaatataacatttattattttatgtgatgAAGCTACTAAAGTAAAATTGTGTGTCTGGTCTCAtaatttttgttaaaatgttattaaattcatatttttaactaAAACCCCAACTTTGTCGAGCTAGCCCTTAACATGTCAGAGAGTGCTCAAGAAATACATAGATTGTTAATTGTGTACTCAGTTTAATAATCAAATATTATTAATCTCAACACAACCCATCACAATTCTCCAACCATTAGGCTACTTACACTCGCATCATTTTAACACCATGTTTCAAGTCAATATATAGAATTTGTAATGTATCATTATTGACTATtctatttttgttacatgttaaAAACTGTACTGAATAACTCAACCCTGCCAAAGGTTGACagtgataaaatgttttattttctaaaaatagcCAATGTTCCTTGTAGGAAAGAAGACCACATAGCATTCATCAAATTCATAAATTCTATATACATCTATGgaatcaaatataattttgaaaCTTAATTTTCACTTCTGTTTAATAATGTCACATATGGGtggaacaaaacatttttatgggCTGAAAATGGTTGGTGTGATGGGGTTGAGATCAGACTGAGGGACAAAACTTTATAGTCTGGGTTTTCTTTAAACAAATTCTTTCTCAGCAAAGGAACAAAAATAACGTCTATATTAACGACAAACTATAGACAATGtgcatatttcataatttatttctaGGTAATAAATTCAGGGTAGTGCCTCAGGAACattattttaatacagtaattactttaatcaatAATAAATGGACATATCAACATCTTATAAAAAGCAACCACTTTAAAAATTCTGGTGGACTGAAATAGTACCGAATCCCATGAATgactcatatactgtatatactgtacacagtatatacactgatgttccaaaacattatgaccacctgcctaatatgttgTTGGTCCTCCATGTGCCACCAAAAAGGGCTGAtccaccgaggcatggactctacaagacctctgaagttgtcctgtggtatctagcACCAAGACATTATCAGCAgttccttcaagtcctgtaagttgcaaagtGGACCCGCCTTGTATCGGACTTGTTGATCCAGCACACCCcaaagatgctcaattggattgagatctgcaGAATTTGGAGGTCAGGGTCAGGTcaaaaccattcctgaacaatgtatGCAGTGGGGAAGggtgcattgtcctgctgaaagaggACCCTCTACGAACCACtatcggtaggtactcaccactgaccaggagcacccaacaagccttgccgtttcagagatgctcagaCCCAGTCGTCTGGCTATAACAATTCTGTcctgtcaaagtcgctcaggtctttactcctgcccatttctcgtTGACTGTTCGCTTACCATccaatctacccagaccttgacatgtggtaTTGTTAaatgatcaacgttatttgctTCTGTGCAAATATTGAgcacctgtgagtggtcaaaatgttttggctcatcattgtgtgtgtatatatatatatagatatattttgtgtaaaaaaatgtctGGGATATGATCACATTATTTTTGGTCTTTTTATAGGACAGTACAGATACTTTATGTCAATGGGGAAGACACCCCAGCCACTTTATTTTGCCtatttaactgaaataaaaatattttgtttacaaacattttgtgtttgaATTAAATGCTATATAAGAATAatcatttgttatatatttaagtAACTTTTAATCAACACTTGAGTTTTAAGTTTCTGCCTACTATTAAACAGTggtatttgtatattatattatataaaatgaatTTCTACAAGTCAGAAGTCTAACCTCAAGCTTACATTTGATTGGTCAATGGTTAGTTAACATTGTAAGGTAACATACTACCACCTTTACAGTGAATGTGCTGCATACCTGAAACAACGATATCAGTCAACACAGCCTTCTTGCGGTCTTTGACGCTGGTTATTTGAGGAAAGTAGACGTCTAGTGCCAAAAACGCGGCACAGCAGAGGAAGGTCAGCGCACCCATCCCCACACCATAATTACAAGCATTCTGGTTACTATTAAAGATGCAGTGCTCCTCCACCTCATTTGGATTGTTCATGTAGCCCTCGTTAGCAATGCATCCAAAGATCACGATGGAGAAGATCTTAGGatcaagaaacaaaaacaaagtttatGTGAGATGAACGGAcatacactggaggccaaaagtttgtaatattgtacagattttgctgtttcggaaggaaattggtactttaattcaccaaagtagcattcaactgatcacaaagtatagtcaggacattactgatgtaaaaaaacagaacCATCATTatttcaaaaagtaatttttgataaaatctagacaggccccatttccagcagccatcactccaacaccttatcctggagtaatcatgctaaattgataatttggtactagaaaaacatttgccattatatcaaacacaattgaaagctatttggttcattaaattaagcttaacattgtctttgtgtttgtttttgagttgccacagtatgcaatagactggcatgtcttaaggtcaatattaggtcaataatgtcaaaaaagaaacagctttctctagaatctcatcagtcaatcattgttttgaggaatgaaggctatacaatgcttgaaattgccaaaagct comes from the Xyrauchen texanus isolate HMW12.3.18 chromosome 12, RBS_HiC_50CHRs, whole genome shotgun sequence genome and includes:
- the LOC127652814 gene encoding synaptogyrin-1-like isoform X2, giving the protein MEQAYGAGKAGGTFDTITFFQQPQTVLRIVSWIFSIVIFGCIANEGYMNNPNEVEEHCIFNSNQNACNYGVGMGALTFLCCAAFLALDVYFPQITSVKDRKKAVLTDIVVSAFWSFIWFVGFCFLANQWQVTKPKENPLNQAGDAARAAITFSFFSIFTWGVLTLLAVERLKRVSFEEEYNKLFTTQTPPPFV
- the LOC127652814 gene encoding synaptogyrin-1-like isoform X1 → MEQAYGAGKAGGTFDTITFFQQPQTVLRIVSWIFSIVIFGCIANEGYMNNPNEVEEHCIFNSNQNACNYGVGMGALTFLCCAAFLALDVYFPQITSVKDRKKAVLTDIVVSAFWSFIWFVGFCFLANQWQVTKPKENPLNQAGDAARAAITFSFFSIFTWAGQAFFGFQRYKLGASSSLFSHDYIDPSQDPAAAPPENTEYTDYIPDMEVNYNGSGGYQNQD